A genomic region of Phragmites australis chromosome 2, lpPhrAust1.1, whole genome shotgun sequence contains the following coding sequences:
- the LOC133909465 gene encoding CRIB domain-containing protein RIC4-like — MSKDLAQRRFISIPFSFGCRSHSSVDVVDTARHAAEKPQASELGTATGKGESLVARLLRGFKSLSQIFAVYDEDDDEEEEREMVIGLPTDVKHVAHIGWDGSTNTTTSVRSWNRAAPPPPASTASTSAAPPQQQEQHPLPMPPLSMRQFELAMAAQAAGGAGTTPGSSSTSTASHRRHS, encoded by the exons ATGAGCAAGGATCTGGCGCAGCGGCGGTTCATCTCCATCCCCTTCTCCTTCGGCTGCCGCTCCCACTCCAGCGTCGACGTCGTCGACACCGCCCGCCACGCCGCCGAGAAACCTCAAG CGAGCGAATTAGGGACGGCGACGGGGAAGGGGGAGTCGCTGGTGGCGCGGCTCCTCAGGGGGTTCAAGAGCCTGTCCCAGATCTTCGCGGTGTacgacgaggacgacgatgaggaggaggaacgGGAGATGGTGATCGGGCTCCCCACGGACGTCAAGCACGTGGCGCACATCGGGTGGGACGGCAGcaccaacaccaccaccagCGTCCGCTCCTGGAACCGCGCCGCCCCGCCACCTCCGGCGTCCACCGCGTCCacctccgccgcgccgccccagcagcaggagcagcatcCGCTTCCCATGCCGCCGCTCTCCATGCGGCAGTTCGAGCTCGCCATGGCCGCGCAAGCCGCGGGCGGCGCCGGCACCACGCCCGGGAGCAGCAGCACGAGCACCGCCTCGCACCGGCGTCACAGCTAG